A segment of the Lolium perenne isolate Kyuss_39 chromosome 3, Kyuss_2.0, whole genome shotgun sequence genome:
TTTCGGCATCCAAGTTAGCTTCAACCTTGTAGCTTTTATCGCCATAGCCATAAACATAGGTTTTAATTGGCATAACCACATAAGTTTGACCACCAATTTGCTGCACATTGTATGACCTCACTTTCCGAAGCTCAACCCTGAAACGGAGGTATATTGGCAGCGTATACACTTTCAAAGCTTGCTCTTCCAGAGGGTAATCTCCCCATACTCTAACAGTCTTATCCTCATCTTTAAACTCAACTGAATCCTCTGCTACATCTATTTTTTCCTGTAACTTCAAGTACTGCTCGAAGAAATGGTGCAGGTTGTTGTGTGGGTCAACGTAACTTTTCAATACTGCATTGAACCCCTCGCTACGGGCAGTAGTTTGTAGGAATGGAAAGAAACGATCCTTGAAGTAGGCAGGGACAAAAGTGGCTCTAATATTATATAAATCACAAAGATGTGTGTTGTCCGCCACACCATGCTTGAAAATCATTTCTGCCCATCTACTTTCAAACTCTTCAATAGACATGTTGTAGTCAATAATTGCATTCAACTCTTGCCTTAGCTCCTCATGTTTTGACAAGAAGTTGCCCAACACAGCCTGTGCATTTTGCATAATGTGCCACCTACAGTTTCTGTGACAACAAAGTGGTAATGATGAGAGAATTGCACATCTCATTGCCGCATCTTGGTCAGTTATGAAGTTATCTGGCTAGACACCACCCATAGCTTCAAGAAACTCCTTGAACAACCACTCAAAACTCTCAATATTCTCGTTCTTTAGGAAACCACAACCTAGCTGAATTGTTTGACGGTACCTATTTGTCCCAATGAATGGGGCAAACGGCATATTGTACATGTTTGTGATGTATGTGGTGTCAAATGATAGACAGTCGCTGTAGTTCTTGTATGCGGCAATTGCTGGTCCATCTACCCAGAAGATGCGGTCAACCTTGTCTGCATGATCTGTATGTAAGTTGAAGTAGAAGTCGGGATCTTCCTTCTTCATTCTGGCAAAGTGAGCAAGCAGCATTGACATGTCTTTGTGGGCGTGTTCTTCATCGATTTTAGCCATGTAATTGCTCACGTCCTTGCTATCATATGGTACATTTGCAAGACCACCATACACTTCTCCCATAATACGCATGACCCTACCAGCAGATAAATTGACCTTGTGCAAAAGCTTGACAAAATCTTTTTCTTCCTTAGGGATGCCCTTATGAGACCTCAAGTACTTCTTCAAGGAGAACTTCTTAATCAACTTGTGATTGTGCTCCTCTATGAAATATGTTACATGCCACTTCTTGCCTCTCCTCTTTATTCGTAGCCTAGCTTTGCATTCCGTTTTCTTAGTGATGCTACGGCTCCTTTGCCTAACAGGTGGTGCTTCAAGTTCATTTATGTCTGCATTTTTCCCACTCTTATTACAAACAAACAATTGCTTGTCTTTCTGTCCATCTAGAGTAGAGTTCTTTGATGTGCTGCACTTGATTGAAAACCCAACCATTTTAGCATATCTGTTGTAGTGCATCTTCGCTTGCTCCCATGAATCAAACATCATGCCTTGGAAAGGTGTTTGGACATCACCTTGGCTGCATGGTGTTGACTgcacctcatcatcatcatcttcttctcctGAATCGTCAGTTGACAGTGTTTGACCTGTTTGAGTATCTGTGTCAGCGGATGCACCTGTCTTGCTCCCACTTGCAAGCTTGCTATGTTCAGAACTTTTTGTTACATCTGGGTTGTTTGACTTGTTGCCTGACATATCTTCTTCTATTTGCTCTTCATTTGCTGGTTCATTAAGATCCAGTCCTCCAGCAGAATAACTTCCATCCATAACTACTTAAGAAGATGCATTGTAATTAGCAAAAAGAAAGCAACAAGTACATGTAGAAAAAACATGAAAGTTTGGCCATAGCTGACATAGAATGTGTCATACTCAGATATGCAAATAAAATGACTGTTGGTTGATGTTTTCATGTTCATTGTCGCAAAAGTACATTTTCTAtactttatttttttatttttttacataGCTCAATGATAAGTTAATTAAAACTAACAAATTTCTTTCTTTTCCTACCACAGGAAGTTGCAGGGAAACTATCATGAAAAGTACATGCTGCTACTACTGTGCTACGAGGTTCCTCCATGTTCTTCTTTTGCCTTCACAAAAAAGTTTCTACATGTCTCCAAGATGGACATTCAACTGAAAGTTACATGTTTTCCTGCAATGCAAATGCGCCAACTTTTCGCAATATACATGTGGTTCCTGAGGGTTTCAATCATGTTTCCTTTTTGCTGCAATGTTACATGCACAGTTTCTAGTCAGTGCTGAACAAATCTGCAACTAGTCAATGCCGTGCAAGTACTTGCTCTAGACATGATTCAGAGTTTGCATGTCAGTTTATGGCTTCTTGCTGCTAAACCTCTACTGAATGTGTGCAAGGAAACTTGTACTGAATTTTGCATGTCAGTTTATGGTTCCATGTACCGCTTTTTCCCATTGTGTATGTTTTTTCCAGTCATGGTTGCCATGTTTTTTCTCTTGCCGATGTTCTTCCTGAGCTCTAGTTCATGTTACAAAGCAGTAGTTCTTACAGATCTGGTGTTACAGATGTAAGAATATCATGGTGCAGGTCAAAGTTTTAGTTTGTATTTTCATGATTTCATCACAAATCCCTGGGTTATTGTAAGAGATCAAGGTTCCTCTAGGTATATTTTTAATTCTGCTTCCATAGATGTAAGAAAAGTATGTAAGAAACTAGGATTGGGGGAAGAGGAGTCAGGTGAAGAAACTAGGATTGGGGGAAGATGAGACAGGTGAGGAAGGATCTGTTACCTGTTTCTTCGTCCTGAAGAAGGTAGGCGGCTGATctatgtttttgtttttcttggaGAGCTGGAGATGTAATTTTCCTTTATGTTCCAGCCATGGAATTCTTGGTCTATGGCGGCTGgagaaggagaggaggagggaggaaggaggaagaaggaacACAGGTAGGGTTCTGGAGATAGCTGTCTCCTAGTACTGATCGATGGATTTCTGCTTTTGTCTTAGGGGATGTAATTTTTTTCTGGAAGATGTAGTTTCCGTTGGTTTGGGGCACGTGATGGTGGTCCACGCGTGTGAATGCGACAGGTTGTCCACATGCGATGGGACCACTTGCTATTTCGGGAAAGTTTTGCCATTTCGGGAAAGTTTGTCGTCCGGATAGGGGGGCACTCCGGTAGGCTAACCGGTACTATGGCACCACGTAGCAACGTCCATAAATAAATCAGGGGTTATATCGGGAGACCAGACCAGCCTTCCGCATAAGGAAAACACTTGATATGCTTTGCAATTCCCAAACCCCTCCGCAGCCCGCCATGACCTCTTTTCCTCTGCTCTGCTGCCCACCGCCGGTTGTTGGTCACAAATCGGCCTTGTTTAACCCTCGCGTCGTCATGGGAGGAGAAGCTCAGGCAACAGCGGCGGTAGCCTACACCTCAAGCAGCAACGGCCGTCAAGTCCGCCTCTCCGTCCGCCTCCCCCCTCAGCCCGCCGAGTcctcactagtagaaaatggggcaaccatctaagcctttagtatCGGTTCCTACGAACGGTACTAAAGGGGTCATTTGTACCGGTTTGGGGGCTCAGGCGGGCGAGGAGCTCTGGTACCGGTTtgggaggggctttcgtaccggttcgtgttaggaaccggtacgaaaggtcttcggccaaaattcagGTGCGCGGTGGGGcagggctggacctttggtacagattcatctaaagaaccggtactaaagggtgcctcTATATGATCCTTGCCCCCCCAACCCGATCCTTCTCATTTTTTCTCTCTTTCTCATATTTCTAAattttttgcacctctcacactccaacaaattttcattttttctccaccattttatcaagattaacgacctccatctatccaagggttagtaatatcatcctttcttccggcgttcctaatttagctcatttctttggtagttttaactcgtactatttttctagtgctagcaaggtgttcgatgaaatgcctaagttagggatttttttatacaatttgagctcaaattaaagtatgttttgtaggttttagtatcatccccgtcctcaccgtcgtcgatcgccagcgtcgtcccctagcaggCACCGTACCACCTCAGTGAGCCTCTTCGTTTTTATACAAAAacatagttttatgtgatgaacttgaatattaattaagttggtcactcatatatccatgatgtttttaattaatgattttttatatacatatataatgcaaatgagtcgacaatggatgtacggtgaccggtgccattccgagttcattaatggcatgcattattttctcaacgtggctgaggcaaacagacggtcgaatggtttcatctatTATCCATGTAGTtcatgtaagaatatgaaggattactctacctcaaagacccttcacgtccacctgctggagaacggtttcatgcccagctataattgttggaccaaacatggagaaagaggggttatattggaagacaacgaagaagaagaggatagtgaaaactatcctatgttcactgaagacggtAATAGTAGAAttgaggaagacgaagctgaagaagagcctatttttgatgagccgatatttgatgaccccgatgacgatttgggtcgggccattcttgatgcgaagataaactgcggaagtgaaaaggagaggttgaagttggagaaaatgttagaggctcACAACAAActtttgtacccaaattgcgaagatggccagaaaaagctgggtaccacgctggaattgctgcaatggaaggcagagaatggtacttctaacaagggatttgaaaagttgctgaaaataataaagaagattctTCCAGGTgagaacgtattgccctctaCTACGTACGaatcaaagaaggttgtctgccctctaggattacaggtgtagaagatacatgcatgcatcaatgactgcaaccTCTACCGcaaggagtacgagaatttgaatgcatgcccggtatttagtgcattgaggtataagatcatgcgagatgaccctggcgatgttgagggcgagtccaaccccaggaagagggttcatgcgaaggtgatgtggtatgctcctataataccatggttgaaacgtttgttccaaaacaaagagcatgccaagttgttgcgatggcacagagaggatcgtaagaaagatgtgatgccgagacaccccgctgacgggccgcaatggagaaaaatcgacagagagttcaagtcattttcagatgacgcaaggaacttaagatttggtcgaagtacagatggctttaatcctttcggggagcagagctccagtcatagcacctggccagtgactctatgtatctacaacaccTTCCTCTTTGGTTATGCATGATGCgggagttcattatgatgccagtgctcatccagggcccgaggcaacccagcaacgacattgatgtgtacatgaggccattggttgaagaacttttacagttgtggcgtgaagaaggtgcacctgtgtgggatgagcacgaacaaaaggatttTAACCTACGAGTGTTgttgtttgtaaccatcaatgattgtcctgctcttagtaacatttcagggcagtcaaagaaggggtacaatgcatgcacacactgtttaggtgagactgacaatatatatttgggaaacaagaatgtgtacctggggcatcgtcgatttcttccaaaacaacatcacgtaagaaagagaggaaagcatttcggaggtgaggcagataaccgaacgaaaccTACCCGTCCTACTGGGGAtgctatatatgatatggtcaaggatttaaaagtgatctttggaaagtgaTGCAGCCcctcctatcgtcgacgctacaccatggccaaagagtcccccaagtggaccttcaaccctaacccacgctacatgcgacaaggtgaactccttcctctcgatactcgacctcgtcaataccttgaatggaatgctacctcatgtcgacatgttatatggcattaggtacaagagtcatcgaggaccggagaggaggaacacccatggtgcaaggaagcgagggaagggaagaggagccattcatcatggtgcaaggaagaagaagaagaagaagaagaagaagaagaagaagaagaagaagaagaagaagaagaaggaagaggaagaagaggcaagaGGGGAGAAGGGTcaggccggccccaggcccggtctgactggccctatgaccggccaggctggccccaggcccggtctgaccggccccaagacCAGACTGCCCGGTTTCGACCGGATTTTCCGCCTGTGCCATCCGGAAGCATGTCCCGGGGCCCCGAGAGCCCCGCCCGGTCACCGCCCGacccagaatccggtttggaccggatggcccggtcccagacctggtccgaccggcctctggaccggatttcacgggtttgaccccaccaacttgtacccgttcgacccaagctgccttgtatgcctatataagcaccccggtcgcccccttacctctttagacaagatgatagcttagacatgaagttgagctttgtctccctagggtttcatccctctgtaatcaaggcaacccttgttgttgatcgagatctgtgagtgagattctagtgcgagcacacactctctctctccccgatctccttctccaacaccggtctctctcctcggaattctaccgcggtctcttccgtaggagattctatcagcgtggtccatcgagccacgggggtaagtctcggttgtatcgggttggtgtgcgtgcgtgagtcctcgtgttcttcgtgttcttcgcgctcccccaccttttcccctttggatttcgggtcaaccgcgagatcgggccacaaacggggtcttataccgcatcatatggtattagcagcatttggtttccgcggatttgaccctccacccaccggatttgccctctaaattttttccaaaaaatccccaaaaaatagccctaatttgcctttggacggatctgtgatttggttgcgttttgagtggttttggtccatggatttggtgttggagtgcttgatctactatctccccaacttttagcccccaattccatcgttttccctccgtttttggtcaatttggtcgattttcgctcaagaacaggagagagaaactgccccggttgagaaatccggtcaaccgggcggccgaccgggcaggccggcccaggacccggtcaac
Coding sequences within it:
- the LOC127340137 gene encoding protein FAR1-RELATED SEQUENCE 5-like produces the protein MDGSYSAGGLDLNEPANEEQIEEDMSGNKSNNPDVTKSSEHSKLASGSKTGASADTDTQTGQTLSTDDSGEEDDDDEVQSTPCSQGDVQTPFQGMMFDSWEQAKMHYNRYAKMVGFSIKCSTSKNSTLDGQKDKQLFVCNKSGKNADINELEAPPVRQRSRSITKKTECKARLRIKRRGKKWHVTYFIEEHNHKLIKKFSLKKYLRSHKGIPKEEKDFVKLLHKVNLSAGRVMRIMGEVYGGLANVPYDSKDVSNYMAKIDEEHAHKDMSMLLAHFARMKKEDPDFYFNLHTDHADKVDRIFWVDGPAIAAYKNYSDCLSFDTTYITNMYNMPFAPFIGTNRYRQTIQLGCGFLKNENIESFEWLFKEFLEAMGGV